One Oryza glaberrima chromosome 11, OglaRS2, whole genome shotgun sequence genomic region harbors:
- the LOC127754078 gene encoding uncharacterized protein LOC127754078 gives MKQWRSLVALHSSAPSSCFPQPPAPSPCPSPPREEEEEEEKREAAAVRLVGSDGKVRTYRRPVTARELMQQHPRHLVCRSDALLIGEKIPAVAPGEVLEPGHAYFLLPAHLFHSVLSFVSLASSLLLLLSASSASAAKKQQQRPFELLRTASGTLQIKFSDDFLLAADDKVADLAATNPPVLRGDKKLEKEYEELVGYSKARRWSPKLDTIQEVVAAAAGDTATAAATATTTRRSSKGRGLPFLGRLGSRRRREAAAATTTTTLVCGNGGAVACSG, from the coding sequence ATGAAGCAGTGGAGGTCGCTCGTCGCGCTGCACTCctcggcgccctcctcctgcttcccgcagccgcccgcgccgtcgccgtgcccctccccgccgcgggaggaggaggaggaggaggagaagcgggaggcggcggcggtgaggctggTGGGGAGCGACGGGAAGGTGAGGACGTACAGGAGGCCGGTGACGGCGAGGGAGCTGATGCAGCAGCACCCGCGGCACCTGGTGTGCCGCTCCGACGCGCTGCTCATCGGGGAGAAGATCCCGGCGGTGGCGCCCGGCGAGGTGCTCGAGCCGGGCCACGCCTacttcctcctccccgcccaCCTGTTCCACTCCGTCCTCTCCTTCgtctccctcgcctcctccctcctcctcctcctctccgcctcctccgcctccgccgccaagaagcagcagcagcggccgtTCGAGCTCCTCCGCACCGCGTCCGGCACGCTCCAGATCAAGTTCTCCGAcgacttcctcctcgccgccgacgacaaggtcgccgacctcgccgccaccaaCCCCCCCGTGCTGCGCGGGGACAAGAAGCTGGAGAAGGAGtacgaggagctcgtcggctaCAGCAAGGCGCGGCGGTGGTCGCCCAAGCTGGACACCATCCAagaagtcgtcgccgccgccgccggtgacaccgccaccgccgccgccaccgccaccaccaccaggagATCATCCAAAGGTCGAGGCCTCCCCTTCCTCGGCAGGctcggcagccgccgccggcgagaggccgccgccgccaccaccaccaccaccctcgtctgcggcaatggcggcgcggtggcgtgcTCCGGCTAG